From Symphalangus syndactylus isolate Jambi chromosome X, NHGRI_mSymSyn1-v2.1_pri, whole genome shotgun sequence, the proteins below share one genomic window:
- the LOC129476204 gene encoding small ribosomal subunit protein uS14-like, with the protein MGHQQLYWSHPRKFGQGSRSCHVCSNRHGLIRKYGLNMCRQCFRQYTKDIGFIKLD; encoded by the coding sequence ATGGGTCATCAGCAGCTGTACTGGAGCCATCCGCGTAAATTCGGCCAGGGTTCTCGCTCTTGTCACGTCTGTTCAAACCGGCATGGTCTGATCCGGAAATATGGTCTCAATATGTGCCGCCAGTGTTTCCGTCAGTACACGAAGGATATCGGTTTCATTAAGTTGGACTAA